One window of the Staphylococcus equorum genome contains the following:
- the dnaK gene encoding molecular chaperone DnaK: MSKVIGIDLGTTNSCVSILEGDEPKVIQNPEGARTTPSVVAFKNDETQVGEVAKRQAITNPNTIQSIKRHMGTNYKVDVEGKSYTPQEISAMVLQNLKGTAEDYLGEKVEKAVITVPAYFNDSERQATKDAGKIAGLEVERIINEPTAAALAYGLDKTEQEEKVLVFDLGGGTFDVSILELGDGVFEVLSTAGDNKLGGDDFDEVIINYLVSEFKKENGVDLSKDKMALQRLKDAAEKAKKDLSGVSQTQISLPFISAGENGPLHLEINLTRAKFEELADDLIRRTMVPTRQAMSDAGLSSSDIDEVILVGGSTRIPAVQEAVKKEVGKEPNKGVNPDEVVAMGAAIQGGVITGDVKDVVLLDVTPLSLGIEIMGGRMNTLIERNTTIPTSKSQVYSTAADNQPAVDIHVLQGERPMASDNKTLGRFQLTDIPAAPRGVPQIEVTFDIDKNGIVNVTAKDLGTNKEQNITIQSSSSLSDDEIDRMVKDAEENADADQKRREESDTRNEADSLVFQVEKTITDLGENISEEDKQNAEEKKEALKSALEGEDIEDIKAKKEELEKVVQDLSTKVYEQAAQAQQQAQGEEANASQDSDVEDADFKEVKDDDNQDNQK; encoded by the coding sequence ATGAGTAAAGTAATAGGTATTGACTTAGGTACAACAAATTCATGTGTTTCAATTTTAGAAGGCGATGAGCCAAAAGTAATTCAAAACCCTGAAGGTGCAAGAACTACACCATCAGTAGTTGCATTTAAAAATGATGAAACTCAAGTAGGTGAAGTTGCTAAACGTCAAGCAATCACAAACCCTAATACAATCCAATCAATTAAACGTCACATGGGTACGAATTACAAAGTTGATGTTGAAGGTAAATCATACACACCTCAAGAAATCTCAGCAATGGTATTACAAAACCTTAAAGGTACAGCTGAAGATTATCTTGGTGAAAAAGTAGAAAAGGCAGTTATTACTGTTCCTGCATATTTCAACGACAGTGAACGTCAAGCAACTAAAGATGCTGGTAAAATCGCTGGGTTAGAAGTAGAACGTATTATTAACGAACCAACTGCAGCAGCTTTAGCATACGGTTTAGACAAAACAGAACAAGAAGAAAAAGTATTAGTTTTTGACTTAGGTGGCGGTACATTTGACGTTTCAATCCTTGAATTAGGTGACGGCGTATTCGAAGTGCTTTCTACTGCAGGTGACAACAAACTAGGCGGAGATGACTTTGATGAAGTAATCATTAACTATTTAGTTTCTGAATTCAAAAAAGAAAACGGCGTAGATTTATCAAAAGATAAAATGGCTTTACAACGTCTTAAAGACGCTGCTGAAAAAGCTAAAAAAGATTTATCTGGCGTTTCTCAAACTCAAATTTCACTACCATTTATTTCAGCTGGAGAAAATGGTCCATTACACTTAGAAATTAATTTAACTCGTGCTAAATTTGAAGAATTGGCTGATGATTTAATCAGAAGAACAATGGTACCAACTCGCCAAGCAATGAGCGATGCAGGTTTATCAAGTTCAGACATTGATGAAGTTATCTTAGTTGGTGGTTCTACAAGAATCCCAGCAGTTCAAGAAGCTGTTAAAAAAGAAGTAGGTAAAGAACCTAATAAAGGCGTTAACCCTGATGAAGTTGTTGCTATGGGTGCAGCAATCCAAGGTGGCGTAATCACTGGTGATGTTAAAGACGTAGTATTATTAGACGTTACACCATTATCATTAGGTATTGAAATCATGGGTGGACGTATGAACACACTTATCGAAAGAAATACGACAATCCCAACATCTAAATCACAAGTATACTCAACAGCAGCAGATAACCAACCAGCAGTTGATATTCACGTGTTACAAGGTGAACGTCCAATGGCATCAGACAATAAAACACTTGGTAGATTCCAATTAACTGATATTCCAGCAGCTCCACGTGGCGTACCTCAAATCGAAGTTACTTTCGATATCGATAAAAATGGTATTGTAAACGTTACTGCTAAGGACTTAGGAACAAATAAAGAGCAAAATATCACAATCCAATCTAGCTCTTCACTATCAGATGATGAAATCGATCGTATGGTTAAAGATGCTGAAGAAAACGCTGACGCTGACCAAAAACGTCGCGAAGAAAGTGATACAAGAAACGAAGCAGACAGCTTAGTATTCCAAGTTGAAAAAACGATCACTGATTTAGGTGAAAACATCAGCGAAGAAGACAAACAAAATGCTGAAGAGAAAAAAGAAGCATTAAAATCAGCACTTGAAGGCGAAGATATTGAAGATATCAAAGCTAAAAAAGAAGAATTAGAAAAAGTAGTTCAAGACTTATCAACAAAAGTATACGAACAAGCTGCTCAAGCTCAACAACAAGCACAAGGTGAAGAAGCAAATGCTTCTCAAGATAGTGATGTTGAAGATGCTGATTTCAAAGAAGTAAAAGACGACGACAACCAAGACAACCAAAAATAA